The Thermococcus sp. 4557 genomic sequence CCAGTTCTCGGAGATACGTGAAAAGATTGAGGGCATGTTCCGGCCGCCCGCGGTGGGGGAATGAGGCTTCGGCTTTTGATTTTTGAATTATTCCCTTTTGAGCACCATGAACTCCTTGTAGTCCATCACCTTGACGAAGCCCTTTCTCATATAATATGAATAAGCCTCAAGCTCGGGGAAGGTTATCACGTAGGGCACCCTGCCGAGCTCGCGGAGCCTCTCAATCGCGAACTCCAGCAGCCGGGAGCCGTAGCCTCTGCCCTTGTACGAGGGGTCAACCATGAAGAACTCTATGAGTCCCGTCTCCTCGTCGTTGATTTCATCCGGCAACCACGGGACGTCCTTGCCTTCAAGGTTGTAAACCAGCGCCACGGTGCCGATTATTCCCCCGTCACTATCGCGCAGGACGTAGAGCTCGTCGAACTCCCTCCCCAGGCGGAACTCGAGGAACGGCTCATAGACCTCCCTGAATCCATCGAAGTCATCCGTGCCCGGCTTGTTCTCCACCCACTCCAGCGCGGGATACGCTCCGTTCGTGCCCCGATAGACCCTGAAAACGAAGCGAACCAGCTCATCCTTCAGTGAGGGCGGCTCCCCGACCCTTTCAATACTCACCTCTGTCCACCAAAGGTTATTAGGGCCCGAAACCTAAAACATTTTGGTGATAGCATGAACGAACTCCAGGCTTTGGCCCTGGCCCTCGAAGTCGAGAAGGCTGAGTTGAAGTTCTACATAAGGCTGGCGAAAAAGGCCAGCGACGAACGGGCTAGGAGAATGTTTCTGTTTCTGGCAAACGAAGAGGCAGGCCACTGGGAGCTGTTCGAGGAAAAGTTCGTCGAAAAGCTCATAGAGAAATGTGAACTCCCCGCGGTCGACAGGGCTGCCCTTGAGAGCCTCTTGGTGGAGGCCGACGAAAGGAAGCTGAGCGAGGTGGACGCCGTAAAGATAGGAATGGAGCAGGAAAGGAAGACCTGGGAGTTCTACGAAAGGGCCGCGAAGGAGGCCGAACACGAGGACGTCAAGCGCGTGTTTGAGGAGCTGGCAAAGGTTGAGAAGGGCCACTACGAGCTCCTGAAGGCCCAGTACGATTCGGTGATGAAGACCGGCATCTGGATGGACTACCAGGACTTCAGCCTCGAGGTGGACTGAAGCCCTGCGAGAGGTGTTTTCTTTTATTCCAGCTATTGAAAGTGAATGTGGTGGTGCTGTATGCTTGCAAAATACCCATTTGAACTGCCGAAGGATAGGCCCCTCTCAAAGAAGGAAATAGCCCAGGCCCTGCGCTGGGCCATCGAGGCCGAGCTCGACGCCATAAGCTTCTACGAGCAGCTGGCCGAGCTTATTGAGGATGAAAGGATAAAGCACATCTTCTACGACGTTGCCAACGAGGAGAAGGAGCACGTTGGGGAGTTTTTGGCGGCCCTTCTTCAAGTCGATGAAGACCTTGTGAAGTACATGAAGGAAGGTTTCGAAGAGGTTGAGGAAGAGACCGGTATAAAGGTCGAACTGTGACCTTTTCCTTCCCATTTTCCATTCCTTTCCTTCGATTCTCGTGCACTAAGCAGTATGTTAATGTACCGTTGCGCTCAATGAAAAACGTTATTAAGGTTCGATGTTCATATAGTTCTGGTGATGTGCATGGTTGAACCCCTTGTTAAGAGGGCCTATGAGACTGAAAAGAAGGCTGCTGCGAGCTATACCGATGGTCTCGCCCTCGTGAGAGGCCAGGGACTCAGGTACACGAAGGTTGAGGAACTCGTTGGAAGGATAGCCGTTGACACGATAATTCACAAACACCTGATGAAGGCCATCCTCGATGCCCAGAAGGAGCTGGAGAAGCTCGCCGGCGAGGGACCAATATCCGAAGTCAAGGAT encodes the following:
- a CDS encoding GNAT family N-acetyltransferase; translation: MSIERVGEPPSLKDELVRFVFRVYRGTNGAYPALEWVENKPGTDDFDGFREVYEPFLEFRLGREFDELYVLRDSDGGIIGTVALVYNLEGKDVPWLPDEINDEETGLIEFFMVDPSYKGRGYGSRLLEFAIERLRELGRVPYVITFPELEAYSYYMRKGFVKVMDYKEFMVLKRE
- a CDS encoding ferritin family protein — translated: MNELQALALALEVEKAELKFYIRLAKKASDERARRMFLFLANEEAGHWELFEEKFVEKLIEKCELPAVDRAALESLLVEADERKLSEVDAVKIGMEQERKTWEFYERAAKEAEHEDVKRVFEELAKVEKGHYELLKAQYDSVMKTGIWMDYQDFSLEVD
- a CDS encoding ferritin family protein gives rise to the protein MLAKYPFELPKDRPLSKKEIAQALRWAIEAELDAISFYEQLAELIEDERIKHIFYDVANEEKEHVGEFLAALLQVDEDLVKYMKEGFEEVEEETGIKVEL
- a CDS encoding ferritin family protein, which encodes MCMVEPLVKRAYETEKKAAASYTDGLALVRGQGLRYTKVEELVGRIAVDTIIHKHLMKAILDAQKELEKLAGEGPISEVKDVELAPEQKALVKRFAEMHLDIEKDMIETYQKMAEKMTHPLFKGLAEALVENEKEHHRILAELIAKYGE